TTTCCTACTTGCAGAACGACACGGCAACCTATCGCGCCTTCAGCATCGCCAGCGATGATCCCAATCGCGAGGATGAGGACAAGGACGCGCGCGACCGGTATTACACGCCGCCCGGCAATGATCTCGACAGCATTTTTTCGAGTGGTTACGGCAAGGTCGAAACCAAGGCGACCTTCGCCAATGGTTTCCTTGATCTGCCCATCAAGGAAAGCCGTTGGGTCCCCTATGTGGGTGCCGGTATCGGTATTGCCGAAGTGGATGTGGATTTCCGGCCCGGCGGGGTAGACCTCGTCAACATGGACGAGACCGTCTTTGCCTATCAGGCGATTGTCGGCATGGCCTATGAATTCAAATCCGATACGGACCTGACCCTCGGTGCCCGCTATCGCGGCATGAGTGATGTGTCGGTGAACACTGAATATCTGCCACCAGCCTTTTCCGTTGAGAATGAAGGACTGGTGGGCGAAGTGGGCCTTCGCCTCGGCTTCTGATTGAACTTCAAGATCATCGGGCGGCGTGACGTTGTCACCCCGCCCTTTTTCTTGTCCTATTCGTCGCTGAGCGCGATCAGGCTGGCATTGCCGCCGGCGGCCGTGGTGTTTTCCGTGATGGTTTTCTCTTCACAGAACCGGGTGATGTAGAGCGGTCCGCCTGCCTTTGGTCCGGTCCCGGACAA
This genomic stretch from Parvularcula sp. LCG005 harbors:
- a CDS encoding outer membrane protein; its protein translation is MLSGRTALLIGTTLSTLCVSSAWSQEDHGYYISASLGGTNPFIGPRQNVYVLDTTQPLTSDQEMELVFPSTMHNKFDGDGLNFGNFTNLAAGYRFSSRFRIEAEVSYLQNDTATYRAFSIASDDPNREDEDKDARDRYYTPPGNDLDSIFSSGYGKVETKATFANGFLDLPIKESRWVPYVGAGIGIAEVDVDFRPGGVDLVNMDETVFAYQAIVGMAYEFKSDTDLTLGARYRGMSDVSVNTEYLPPAFSVENEGLVGEVGLRLGF